GGAGCGCTGCCATGAATTCCCCGATGATCCGTCTGCTGACACCGCTGGTAACTTGCCTGTGCTTGACCGGATGTGTATCCGCCGTGCAGGCGCCGAGCAACCTGTACCAGGCGTCTCAAGGGGATGCCCCGTACATGGACGAGCGCGTCTCGTTTCGCTCCGGTGGGACGCTTGCGCTCGAGGAACTAGACGCCCTCAACCGCGACGCCTGTCGCGCCGCCGCGCAGCCCTCGTCCTACGCGGACACTGCCTACACGCCTGCGCAAGTAGCCACGCGGGTGGACCTCCCCTTGTCCCCGGGGGACATGGTGCGAGTGATTATCGAGGATGATGAGCTGCTCTCCGGTACCTACGTGCTGAGCCCGGACGGTCGCCTTCAGCTTCCTCACCTAGCGCCGTTGATCGCTGCAGGTTTTCGCCCCTCGGACGTCGAGTCCATGTTGGCGGCGATGCTAGTGGCCGAGCGCTTCTACCGCCAGGGCGCACTACGTCTGAGTCTGCAGGTGGTGGACTACGGTCCTGTCCAAGTGTTCGTGTCCGGTGCCGTGTTCGCTCCTGGTATGCGCGAGATCAACGTTCGGCGGGCCGAAGACCAGCCCACCGTCCGCCTGGAGTCGCCAGGTGATGCGCCGGGCGGTCGTCGCCTGAGCGTGGCCCTGCAGGCGGCAGGGGGCGTGCGCCCGGACGCTGATCTGACTAACGTGGTGCTGACGCGCGCCGGACGCAGGCGGATCATCGACCTGCGCGGCGCAATGGATGGAGCGCCCTTCGACGACCTGCCGCTGATCGCTGGGGATCAGGTGCACGTGATGAGCCGCGAGTGTTTCCAGCCAGAGCTTGCGCGAGCGAGCGCGGTGACGCCGCCGGGCATACGCGTGTTCATGTCTAACCTGACCCGACCGGCGCCAGGCAACGCGCTGGCCGCGATTGGGCGCGATGCCTGGTCGCTCCCTTACGGTACGCGCTTGCTCCAGGCGTTGGTGTCGGCCAATTGCGTCGGCGGCACGCAAGCGACCAACGCAAATCGTCACGCGGTGCTAATCAGTCGAAATCCACTGACGGGACGCAGCGAGGTGATCAGTCGCCCCGTAGAGGCGCTGGTCAGGCGAGCGGATCGCGATGGCTTTGACCCCTACCTGTTGCCTGGCGATGCGATTGCTTGCTACGACAGCGCGGTGATCAACCTGGGCGATGTACTGGCTGGCGCGTGGGGCGCATCGCGTGCCCTCGGCCTTCCAGGTACCGGTGGATGAAGGCCTTCGCCATCAAGGCGTGGCACCGGCTGCGCTACGGGTTCGATCCCACCGGACGGGGTCGGCGCTACGGGGGCATCACCGCCCTTGCCTTGAGCCTCGTGTGGGCAAGCGTGATTGCCTACTGCACGCTGGCTCGCGCCACGTACACCAGTCGGTTCTCCCTGCTGCTCCCCGCGGCGGGCGTGAGCACGACATTGCAGCTCGAGAGTCTTGGGCAGGCTGTCTCCTCGACAGCCTCTCCTTACGCCTCCTCTAGCCTGTCGCCAACGGAGAAGTACAAGCGACTTATCGTTGCCGATCAGACCCTGTCGATCGCCGCAAGCGAGCAAGGCATCAGCCTGGAGCGCTTTCCCAGGCCGCGCGTAGAGCTGGTCGATCAAACTGAGCTCATTCATGTGGAACTCACCGGTGCCACGGCCGCGCAGGCGCGTGACTTCGCGCTTACGGTGGAGCGCGCCTTCTCGGCGGAGCTCGAGCGCCTACGTGCGGGAGAGGCGAAGATCCGCGAGCGAATGATGCGCTCGCTGATCGGCGAGTTCGAGGAAAAGGTGGATCGGGCACGACGCGCTGTGATCGAGCTGCAGGTGTCGGGCGAGGTGGCGTCGGTCGAGCAGTACGACGCCACGGTGGCTACCCTGGAGCAGCTTCGTGCGCGGGCGATGGAAGTACGCGCCGCGTTGGCGAAGGCGCAGGCGACCGTGACTCGGCTGAGCGAGTCGCTGGGAATCGATGTCCGCGCCGCATCGCGTGCCTTCGTGCTGCAAGCCGACACGCAGTTTCAAGATTTGCTAGAGCGCTTCACCCGCGTGTCGGGTGAGTTGAATGAGTTGAGTGGGCGCCTGGGCGAGCGGCATCCGCGTCGCATGGCGTTGATGGCGGACTACACCGCCCTAGTGGACTCGCTGAGTGCCCGCGGCGCCACCCTAACCGGGCTCGCCGGTGCAGTCATACTGCGCCTGGTAGACCTATCGGTGAGCCAGCAGCGAGCGCGCCTGTTCGAGCAGCTGCTTGCCGATGAAGCGCAACGCGCGGGCTTTGCGGCGCAGGAGGCGGCATTGGTCAGACAGATCGAGCGTCAGCACCGTCGCGTGACCCAGCTTGCTGAAGATGCCGGCGAGCTAGCCCGTCGCGCGCGCGAGCTTCAAGTGGCCGAGGCTGTGTTCGCCTCCGCCCTGGCGCGCCAGGACGTGAACAAGTCGGACTACTTTGCTTCCTATCCCATGGTGCAGCTGCTCGAGGCGCCTACTTTGCCGCGAAAGCCGTCAGGACCTAAACGCAAGCTGGCGGTGGCCGGCGGTGTGGTGGCGAGTCTCATGTTGATGGCCTCGATGGCGTTGGCCTGGTTGAGGCAGCCGATTCTGACCCTACTGATCGATCGCGTTCATGGCCGCGCCACCGACTGAAGCGCTTACGCCAGCTGAGTGGCTGGTGAGCTGGACGATTCGACTGACGTGGGTGTTCTACGCCGCTGGAGCCCTGTACATGGTCGGTCCCGTGCTCGGTTGGACGCTCGCCGGTATGGTCTTCATTGGGCGCTACCTGCGAGATGCCCTGCCTGAACGCTGGCGAGCGCGCCCCGTGCCCTTCACCGTGTGGCTTTGGCTCGGTGGGATGGGCGCGATGTGGGTGGCCCTGCTCATCGGTCACACGCAGTTCGATCTTGGCTTCGCCAAGACCGTCAAGTCGACCGTGGGCTGGGCCAAGGGCTGGGCGTTGCTGGCCTTGTTTCCTTTGGCCGGCGCCTGTTTGTTCATACGTCCCGCGGTGATTTACCGGGCTTGCTGCCACCTCGCTTTGCAAACCCTATGCCTCCTACCGGTGTTGCTTATTGCGCCCAAGCTCAGTCTCCCCGAAGCGATCTACACCTCGCCGCTTAGGATCCTCGGCGGTCCTGGGCCGGAGTTCTTTACCCTTCAGCTGTACATCACAGATCCGGCCAGTGGTGAACCACGCTGGCAGTTCTTCACCCCCTGGGCCCCGGCGGCTGGGATGATGGGCGTCGTGATGTTGATCTGTGCCTTGGAAGAACGCGACCGACGATGGTTGTCCATTGGTGTGGTGGGTGCGCTCGCCATGATCTTCCTCTCCAAGTCACGCATGGCGTTGGTCGCCTTCGCCTTGGTCTGGCCCGCTGCGCACTTGGTGTCGCGGGCCAGATCGCCGGCGGTCTGGGGTATTGGCGCAGTGGCCGCTTACCTAATGGGAGTGATAGCAAATCCCATATTCATGGCGGCAGGCGACGCAGTGGCGGCTTTCAAGGCTGCGCGTGCCGACAGCACGCGGGTGCGTGAGACGCTCGGGCGTATCGCCGTGGATCGGTGGTGGCATGAGGCGCCGTGGTTCGGTCACGGCGTCGTGGAGCGCGGCCCCCACCTGGTGGAGTACATGCCGATCGGCAGTCACCACAGCTGGTACGGCCTGCTTTTCGTAAAGGGGGCCATCGGGGCCCTAGCCCTAGCGATACCGATATTGGTCAGCCTGCTCGAATGCCTGCTGCGAGCGCAGGTGAGTACGAGCGGCCGGGTTGGGTTCGCGGTGATCCTGATGATGCTGCTCTACAGCTTCGGCGAGAACCTAGAGATGCTGGTCTATCTCTTCTGGCCAGCAAGCGTGTTGCTTGGGGTGGCGCTTGCTGTGCCTGCGATCTGTGGAGAGTCTTTTGATAGCGAAGGGCGATCAATTAGTACCAAATAATCGATTTCAACTAACCTAGTGTTCTTGCGATCCTGGGCCTACTGGAATCACGCCGTTCTATCATAAGGAGTCCTAGATGATGAGCAGTCCAGCCAAGTGCCCAGTGATGCACGGAGCCCACACCCAGGTCGAGCAGTCCAACGACAAGTGGTGGCCGAATTCGCTAAAGCTCGACATCCTGCATCAGCACGATCGCAAGACCGATCCCCACGACGCTGGCTTCAGCTACCGAGAGGCCCTGAAGTCCCTCGACGTCGACGCCCTGAAGGGCGACCTCGAAGCCCTGATGAGCGATAGCCAGCCCTGGTGGCCGGCCGACTGGGGGCACTACGGGGGCCTTATGATCCGCATGGCTTGGCATGCGGGGGGCACCTACCGTACGAGCGATGGCCGAGGCGGCGCCGGCACCGGCAGCCAGCGCTTCGCGCCCCTGAATTCCTGGCCCGACAACGGCAACCTGGACAAGGCGCGTCGCCTCCTGTGGCCGATCAAGAAAAAGTACGGCAGCCAAGTGAGCTGGGCTGACCTGCTGATCCTGGCAGGCAATGTCGCCTACGAGTCCATGGGATTGAAGACCTACGGCTTTGCCTTCGGCCGCGAAGACATCTGGCACCCCGAGCAGGACATCTACTGGGGGGCCCGAGGGCGAGTGGCTCGCGCCCAGCGAGCAGCGCTTTGCTAATGAAAACGCTGAGTCCCTGGACAGCTCCCTCGCCGCCGTTCACATGGGCTTGATCTACGTCAATCCGGAGGGACGCGACGGCAATCCGGACCCCCTGAAGACGGCCCACGACGTGCGCGTGACCTTCGCCCGCATGGCCATGAACGATGAGGAGACGGTGGCCCTCACCGCTGGCGGTCACACGGTGGGTAAGGGCCACGGCAACGGCGACGCCAGCACGCTCGGCCCCGAACCGGAAGGCGCGCCCGTAGAGGCGCAGGGCTTTGGGTGGATGAACCCCTCCGGCACGGCTAAGGCCAGCGAGGCGGTGACCAGCGGCATCGAAGGGGCGTGGACCACCCACCCCACGCGCTGGGACAACGGCTACTTCAAGATGCTCCTCGAACACGAGTGGGCGCTGCAAAAGAGCCCGGCCGGCGCCTGGCAGTGGCAGCCCGTCGACATCGCCGAGGAGGACATGCCGGTGGACCCGGATGACCCCAGCGTGCGCCGCATGCCGATCATGACCGACGCGGACATGGCGATGGCCAAGGACCCGGCTTACCGCAAGATCTCCCAGCGCTTCTACGAAGACCCCGAGTACTTCTCGGCGACCTTTGCCCGCGCCTGGTTTAAGCTGACCCACCGCGACATGGGCCCGAAGGCGCGCTACATCGGCCCGGAAGTACCGGCGGAGGATCTGCTCTGGCAGGACCCAATTCCCGCCGGCAACGCGGCCTACGACATGGAGGATGTGAAGGCGAGGGTCGCCGCCGCGGGCGTGCCGGTCGCTGACCTGATCGCCACCGCCTGGGATAGCGCGCGTACTTACCGTCACTCGGACAAGCGTGGCGGCGCCAATGGAGCGCGCATTCGCCTGCATCCCCAGCGCACCTGGGAAGGCAACGAGCCTCAGCGCCTAGGCCGCGTGTTGGGTGTGCTGGAGCCGATCGCTGAAGCCACCGGTGCGAGCGTGGCTGACGTGATCGTGTTGGCCGGCAACCTGGCCGTCGAGCAAGCTGCCAAGGCGGCGGGTGTTGCGGTGAGCGTGCCCTTCGCCCCTGGCCGTGGCGATGCCACAGATGCGATGACCGACGCTGAGTCCTTCGCCCCCTTGGAGCCGAAGGTCGATGGATTCCGTAACTACGCCCAGGGCGGCAGCCAGCACGCGTTGGAAGAGCACCTGCTCGATCGCGCCCAGCTGCTCGGCCTGACGGCGCCGGAGATGACCGTGCTTCTAGGGGGTCTACGGGTGCTCGGCACGAACTACGGCGGCACATCCCATGGCGTGTTGACCGATCGCGTCGGCACCCTGAGTACCGACTTCTTCGTAAACCTGACGGACATGGCCTACGAGTGGAAGCCGTTGGCTGATGGTACGTTCGAGCTACTGCATCGCCAGTTTCGCAAGGTCGCGTGGACGGCCACGCGGGTGGACCTGGTGTTCGGGTCGAACTCTGTGCTGCGTTCCTACGCGGAAGTGTACGCGCAGGACGATGCGAAGGAGAAGTTCGTGCACGACTTCGTGCGCGCATGGACCAAGGTGATGAACGCGGATCGCTACGATCTGACCTAGGCGAACCGCGTTACCTACAAGCGGGCGCTATCGGGCTTCCGGTGGCGCCCGAGGGTTTGCACTCCGCGCTAGAGAGTCGGTCCGTGACGGCAGCGGCGCTCCTAGTGGCACGGGCTCTACTTCTGTGTGGTTGCACGCTTGAGATGACATCTCGACCCGAAGAAGCGGGCACCAATGACCGAATAGATCGCTGCTGCCGACCGAGCTTAGTCACTACTGTGTGGCCCGGACAAGTCACTTCCCTGGGTGTCTGTCGGGCCATCTGCTGTGAAGGTGCATGGTGGATGCGCGCTAGCTATCGCTTTCATCAATGAAAGCTAGTGTGCTGTCCCAGAAGTTCGTTGAAAATACGCACGGGGCTTTTCGTTCCTGGGTGCGGCGCGACGACGAGCGTGGCAGGCCCCAGGGGAGGAGGAGCAACGTATTCAGGGGCGAAAGGTACCCGCGTATTTTTCAACGAACTTCTGGGACAGCACACTAGGAGTAGCAAGCGTCGCTTACTTGTTCGAGAGCTTACTGGTCCGCAAAGTAGGAGCCGTTCTCGAGCGACCCGTGAAAGTGACAGAGATTCGTTTTGGATCCTGGCGGTGGCCGCGCAAGCAATGGTGGTTGTGCGAGCACTGAAGACGCGGAACGTCGGGCCTCGGCAGCACCTGGCGGTTCGCCTGCCGCCGCAGTGGATTCGCTTCCTTCGAATATCGAGTTCGATATTTTCGATTAAAGCGGACACCCCGTTGGTTGTGTGCCGGCATTAGCATGCTAACGCTTCGTCATCAGCCTCGCGAGGCTTGTGTACCACCTCTAGTGCTGTCAATTGACTGGCGGCGAGGGGCTTGTTTTCGCGCTGGGCCAGCCCCCATACTTGCGTGACGATTGGCGGACATGCGTTCGCATTTCGATCGAGCCGATTGGGCACCACCTGACAAGAACAAGTAGCAGTGGTGCGTCGCTGGGCCGACACCAGCGCCGGGAACAGAAGCCGTCGTAGCAAGGAAGCTCCATGAAACCACGTCCGCAGCGCTCGCTCGCGCTCGCCGTCTGCAGTCTCGCCCTGGCAAGCGTTATCGCCGGCAACCCGACCCGTGCCCAGGAGTGTGAGGATAGTATCACCGTCACCACGACGGCCGATGCAGGGCCGGGCTCTCTGCGTCAAGCGGTAGATCGCGTCTGTCCGGGGGGCACCGTCGACTTCGATCTGCCCACGCCAGCGACCATCGGTCTGCGCCGGCCGTTGCGTATCCGCCAATCACTGGTCCTGCTCGGTCCCGGGCAGGAGTTGCTCACGATCGATGGCCAGGGGCCGGGGTCCGTGCTTCAAGTTGGGGGCGTCAGCGCTACTCTCATTGGCCTCACGATCTTCGGCGGCAACACGGACACTAACGGCGGTGGCATCATCAACGGCGGATCGCTGCGCCTGGTCGACGTCACCGTGGCCAACAACAGGGCCTTCCTCACCGGCGGCGGCATCGTCAACGACGGCGTGCTGCTGCTAGAGCGCGCTATCGTGCGTGACAACACGTCCGGCCCGCTGGAGAACGACAACGCGGGCAGCGGTGCGGGCATTGTCAATCGCGGTGAGCTGATCATCCGAAACAGCCTGTTTGCCGACAACCTCGTGCAGGGGGCGGGCGGTGGCGGCATGCTCTACAACGAGCGTGGCAACGTGCGCATCGAACGCAGCGCCATCATCAACAACCAGTCCTTGGGTACGAATTCGCGGATCGCCGCCGGCGCGATCCTCGTGCTTTCAGGCAGCGTGGAGATCATCAACACCACCATCGCCGGCAACTTTGCGGCGTTCCAGCGGACGTCCGCCATCAACAACGTTGCGGGCTTGGTGACCTTGAGCCATGTCACCCTTGGCGACAACTTCAGGGGATCGAACAGTGTGCTTTTGCGCACTGATCAGGGAGTGACCAGCCTGCGCAATACGCTGCTGGCGAACAACGGACAATCGGGCGACGACTGCCTGGGCACGATCGTCTCGCTCGGCTACAACCTCACCGACGACTCCAGCTGTAACTTCGCCGGCCCTGGTGATCAACTGGTGGCAGACGCGCTGCTAGGGGAACTCGACGGCGCCGATCCCATCCCCACCTTCCCCTTGGAGATGGGTAGCCCAGCCATCGACGGTGGGCTTTGCGTGGGGCTAGATGGCGCGCCTATCACTGAGGATGCCCGGGGCCTACCTCGCCCCGTGGACGCCACCGGCGTGCCGAATGCGGTCGACGGTTGCGACATCGGCGCGCGCGAGATGCGGGCGGCCGACTTGGTCATCGACAAGGGCTTGGGACTCGGTACTCCGCTGCCGGGTGCGCGCATCGACTATCGCATCGGCATCACCAACCGAGGCGTCGGCACCGCGGAGGGCATCATCGTGACCGACGTGCTACCCGAGGAAGTGGTGTTGGCGGGGCCCGTGACCCTGACCCCACCGCAAGCGGACGCCGAGTTGGCCCAGACCGCCGCCGACCTTCCGACCCTCGCCAGCAATGTCCGCCTTGGCGCTAACGACACGGCTAGCCTGACGGTGCCGGTAGTGATCCTGCCGCAGACGCCGACCAACGTGCAGATCACGAACGTCGCCGGTGTTCGACGTGCGGGTGATGCGGAGCTGCGGGAGGACAGCGTCACCTTCACCACCTGCGTTACTGCGCCGCCGGTCACGAGTACGGCGGACGATGGTCCGGGCAGCCTACGCCGTGCGCTGCGCATCGCCTGTTCGCCCGGCGATATCACCTTCGATCTGGCGACCCCCGCATTGATCACGCTGAGCAGCGGGGAACTGCTCGTCGACCGCTCCCTAACGATCTTCGGGTTGGGCGCCGATCAACTCACCATCGACGCTGGGGGCAGCAGCAGGGTCTTTCGTGCCACCGACAGGCTGAGCCTCTCCGGGCTCACGCTGCGCGGCGGATCGGCGCAGGTCGGTGGCGGCGTGTACGCCAGCGATGTGTTGATACTGACGGACGTGACGATCACCGATAACGAGGCGGAGCGCGGCGGCGCTATCGCCATGGAGGGTGGCGAGCTGCTGCTCGATGAGTCGCGCGTCGTCGGCAATCGTGCGGTCAACGTGGGCGCTGTAGCGCGCGGCGGTGGCTTGTACCTGGAAAACACCGACGGTCGGATCGACGACTCTGTAATCGAGAACAACACTGCTCGCGGTGACCTCGGCGAGGGAGCAGGCCTGTGGGTGGATGGGTTCGTGGCCCTCGATCGCTGTGCCGTGGTCGGCAACCGGATCGACGGTGCCGGCGACGGCGGCGGGCTGTGGGTGGAGTCGGGCGCGGACGCGTTTCTGCTAAACACCACCCTGGCGGACAACCAGGCCGCCCTCGGTGACGGCGGCGGCATCGCTGTGGAGTCGGGCGCCACCGCCGAGCTCGCCTTCCTGACGGTCGCGAACAACAGTGGCGCCAGCGGTGGCGGACTCGCTAGCGACAACACCCCGCCCGTGCGCATCCTCAATACGATCATTGCGCAGAACACCGGCGGCGACTGCCGCTACGCGCTGGAGGCGAATCAAAACTCCTTCGGCCACAACATCGATGGCGACGGCAGCTGCCGCCTCGATCAGCAGACCGATCAACCAGCCACCGACCCGCTGCTGCTGCCCCTGGGGGACAACGGTGGTCTTACGCCTACTCTCGCCCTGGATCCCTCGAGCCCTGCGATCGATACCGGCACCTGCGTAAGCCTCGACGGCAACGCCGTTGGCGTCGATCAGCGCCGCAGCTCGAGACCTGTGGGCGCTGACTGCGATGTCGGCGCCTTCGAAAGCGCCCCTGCTGATTCGCCTCGGTAATTGTCCATGAGGTACGCCAACATGCACGCCGCTGACCACCAGCTCCCTGCGCAGCGCCGCAATACCGCGTTCCCCATGCGGGCGAGCGCCGCCCTGGCCTTCCTGGCCCTACAGCTTCCCCTGCACGCAGAGGAAGTGGACTTTCGCAACATCGGCACCTTCGATGCCCCCGAGTACACCGAAGGCGCCTTGACCGTGAGCGCGGACCCAGGCCTAGGGATCCTAGAAGGTAGCGGCGGCGGCCTGGGCGTAGTCGGCGGCGATAACGACAAGCGCTTCGACGCCGACGAGAGCGCCTTCTTCGAGTTCGCGCTTCCTCGCGGCGCGCAGAGCGTCATCATCGACTTCAACGGTTCGAACCGTCACTTCTTTGAGGTTGCTGCGCAGCTCAACGGCGCGTTCCTCGGCGTGGTCGAGGTGAACGCACTCGATGGCAGCCTCGACCTGACGGAG
The Pseudomonadota bacterium DNA segment above includes these coding regions:
- a CDS encoding O-antigen ligase domain-containing protein, with the protein product MAAPPTEALTPAEWLVSWTIRLTWVFYAAGALYMVGPVLGWTLAGMVFIGRYLRDALPERWRARPVPFTVWLWLGGMGAMWVALLIGHTQFDLGFAKTVKSTVGWAKGWALLALFPLAGACLFIRPAVIYRACCHLALQTLCLLPVLLIAPKLSLPEAIYTSPLRILGGPGPEFFTLQLYITDPASGEPRWQFFTPWAPAAGMMGVVMLICALEERDRRWLSIGVVGALAMIFLSKSRMALVAFALVWPAAHLVSRARSPAVWGIGAVAAYLMGVIANPIFMAAGDAVAAFKAARADSTRVRETLGRIAVDRWWHEAPWFGHGVVERGPHLVEYMPIGSHHSWYGLLFVKGAIGALALAIPILVSLLECLLRAQVSTSGRVGFAVILMMLLYSFGENLEMLVYLFWPASVLLGVALAVPAICGESFDSEGRSISTK
- a CDS encoding choice-of-anchor Q domain-containing protein; translated protein: MKPRPQRSLALAVCSLALASVIAGNPTRAQECEDSITVTTTADAGPGSLRQAVDRVCPGGTVDFDLPTPATIGLRRPLRIRQSLVLLGPGQELLTIDGQGPGSVLQVGGVSATLIGLTIFGGNTDTNGGGIINGGSLRLVDVTVANNRAFLTGGGIVNDGVLLLERAIVRDNTSGPLENDNAGSGAGIVNRGELIIRNSLFADNLVQGAGGGGMLYNERGNVRIERSAIINNQSLGTNSRIAAGAILVLSGSVEIINTTIAGNFAAFQRTSAINNVAGLVTLSHVTLGDNFRGSNSVLLRTDQGVTSLRNTLLANNGQSGDDCLGTIVSLGYNLTDDSSCNFAGPGDQLVADALLGELDGADPIPTFPLEMGSPAIDGGLCVGLDGAPITEDARGLPRPVDATGVPNAVDGCDIGAREMRAADLVIDKGLGLGTPLPGARIDYRIGITNRGVGTAEGIIVTDVLPEEVVLAGPVTLTPPQADAELAQTAADLPTLASNVRLGANDTASLTVPVVILPQTPTNVQITNVAGVRRAGDAELREDSVTFTTCVTAPPVTSTADDGPGSLRRALRIACSPGDITFDLATPALITLSSGELLVDRSLTIFGLGADQLTIDAGGSSRVFRATDRLSLSGLTLRGGSAQVGGGVYASDVLILTDVTITDNEAERGGAIAMEGGELLLDESRVVGNRAVNVGAVARGGGLYLENTDGRIDDSVIENNTARGDLGEGAGLWVDGFVALDRCAVVGNRIDGAGDGGGLWVESGADAFLLNTTLADNQAALGDGGGIAVESGATAELAFLTVANNSGASGGGLASDNTPPVRILNTIIAQNTGGDCRYALEANQNSFGHNIDGDGSCRLDQQTDQPATDPLLLPLGDNGGLTPTLALDPSSPAIDTGTCVSLDGNAVGVDQRRSSRPVGADCDVGAFESAPADSPR
- a CDS encoding polysaccharide biosynthesis/export family protein, with product MNSPMIRLLTPLVTCLCLTGCVSAVQAPSNLYQASQGDAPYMDERVSFRSGGTLALEELDALNRDACRAAAQPSSYADTAYTPAQVATRVDLPLSPGDMVRVIIEDDELLSGTYVLSPDGRLQLPHLAPLIAAGFRPSDVESMLAAMLVAERFYRQGALRLSLQVVDYGPVQVFVSGAVFAPGMREINVRRAEDQPTVRLESPGDAPGGRRLSVALQAAGGVRPDADLTNVVLTRAGRRRIIDLRGAMDGAPFDDLPLIAGDQVHVMSRECFQPELARASAVTPPGIRVFMSNLTRPAPGNALAAIGRDAWSLPYGTRLLQALVSANCVGGTQATNANRHAVLISRNPLTGRSEVISRPVEALVRRADRDGFDPYLLPGDAIACYDSAVINLGDVLAGAWGASRALGLPGTGG